Genomic DNA from Bacteroidota bacterium:
GCACCGCCAAGCAAGAGCGCGGCCAAAGCAAATGCGATAATTTTGGGTGTACTTGGCAACAGGCGGGGTGCTTCGGCTGACGCATCAAAGCCGGGCATGGCTGCCGCTGACTCCGCAGTAATGTAATTGAATACGATCCGCGGCCCATCTTTGCCCAGATGCAGGATGTCCTTGTCGATAACCGGGACGTGGTTTACCTTCTTGCCGTTTACGTAAATACCATTGGTGCTTTCAAGATCGTGTACCCACCAACACCGGTCCTTATAGTCTATTTCTACATGATTCCGGCTTACATGGCTGTTCTTGATCATCACATCGCAGTCGCTATCCCGCCCAATACGAAACGGACGCGTAAACACCCGTTCGATTGGTTCATCATCCTGAATCTCCACAACAAGACGTATGGGAGGATGGGCAGCCTGCTTTCTAATTTGCTTTTGCGCCATGGTGTAGGGCTAGGTTCTGTATTTCTTTCGTTACAGAAGTTAATCCTGAATACGTTAGGCCGGAGTTTTTTTCGGGCCGGCAGACATACGAGACAGGTATGCCCGAATAAACGATGGACGGTAAGCGCGACGCTCGGTGATAGACCAGTCTTCTGCGCGCAATTCTTTGAACTTGTCCTGCAAGCTCCAGGAAGCCACCATGCGCGCCAGATTTGGCGACAGGCGGTATAGTCCGCCCTGTTGCGACAGGCTCTCTGCTGCTACAACCGGGTCAATTTCACGCAACAACATGTGCATGCCCTGCTGAACTACCGCTTTATACCCATCCAGCATGGCAAGCTGGTGCAAAATCACTTCGTCACCCCCTTCTTCGAGCAACGCAAGGCGCTGACCAAGTTCCTCTTCGTCCAGATCAGGATCCAGCAAATAATCTTTCAAACGCGTACCATTGCCTTCAAACAGAATTTCAGACTCAGGTGTCTGGGCTATGGTGTGTCCAACAAATTCATGACGAAACTCCCAGGGAACGCTAACCAACATCGACAATACGTTAAAGACAACGCTGTGTACCTGGTCCAACTGTGCCGAGGTTTCGAGTTTCTTACCACGCTTGCTAACAGGGGTAAGGGCCTTTTCAACCGGCACAGGCTCTTGTGACAGTACTTCATCGCTGGTGGTGCCATTATTAGACAGGGCATGCACCTTCGGATCGGTAGCTTCAGGGTCTTCGCCCAGAATGAGGCTTGCAAGCAGCTTCCGCACGTCTTCGTTAGCAGCGAAGTCTACTGCCCCAAACGCGTCTTTTAGCGCATCTATACGTCGATTAGGCGCTTCGCCTTCGTACGTATCGCACAGGCTCGTGAAAGCCGCTGCAAACTGCTCTGCATCTTCCAAAAACGGATTTACAAAGCTGCTCTCAAATACTGTCCGGTCATAATCGGGGGTACGAACCTTTTCCGTTTCAGGCTCATCTTCAGGCTCCGGCTTGTCAAGCTGAAATTCAACTTCAAACTCGCCAAGTTTAATGATGTCACCATCACTCAGCATGTAAGCGCGGCCTGATTCTAGCCGGGTACTGTTGAGATACGTAAAGTTCTTGCTCCCCAGATCTGCTATTTCATAGCCATCTTCGAGTTGCGTGATCTCTGCGTGCTTTTTACTGACTACCCTGCTCTTGTCCGGAATATGAACATCGTTTTCTTTGTCTCTTCCGAGGGAGATACGCTCCTGCTCGAAAGTGAACTCTTCGACTTCATCCGAATCTTCGTCCGTCTTTAAAAATAACTTAACCATCATAAATCGAGGCTCATGATGTATTGAAACTGAGCGTTCGCTGTCATCAAATGTAGCATGCCGGCTTACCAATTAACAAGGTGTACAAAACCGGCATCCTGTTAGAAGCAATAACTGCGGGACTCCTTAACCGGATGCGCCATGTGAAGACATGGGCGGGGTGAGAGAATTCCCGAGGTTCGATTGTGTATCAAAATGTAGGCTGCGATCGAGGGACAAATCAAGTGTTTGCTTGTAGTATATCCCAGATCCAGGCAATGCCGGGCTCTTGTGGGCTGGCGCATCCATTTTTCACGTTGTTTAATCAACTATAAAGCATGAATGTTCTTTTGCATGGAAATGTTGTATTTTTCTAGCAACCACTCCCTTGTAATGAGTATTCTTGATACAAGGCCCGACCTGTACCTGTGCTGTATTTTCCATTAAGTCGTAACATACGACGGCCAAACGTACAGCGCATCGCATATTTTTTGCGCAAGACCTGCTCGTACGGGACATTTTGGCGGGACATGCCCGCAATGATCATCCCTGACCCCATCTTAACGCGATCCGTAATTTATTTGCAGAGGATTTTGCAGAGAAAGCTTTTATGGTACAACCCAATCTCATGATGAGGCGCTTTTTTTTCATTGCAAGCCTGTTGGCTTTATGCCTGGGCTCGGCAGATACTGCCTTTGCGCAATTTGTCGAATCCAAAATCACAGCCAATGATAGCGACCCAAACGATCGGTTTGGTGAATCTGTCGCAATTGACGGGACTACAGCTGTCATTGGTGCGTTCAGGGACGACGACGCAGGCGCTGATGCCGGCGCGGCGTATGTCTTTGACTTGTCAAACGGCGTCTGGACACAAACTGCCAAGCTGATTCCTGACGATGGAGCCATTCTTCCGGGATTATTTGACAATGGACTTTTTGGCGGTGTTGTAGCGATTAACAACGATGTAATAGTCGTTGGGGCTGTCGACGCCCGCGAAAACGGCATCAAAACTGGCGCAGCCTATGTATTTGGCCGCAACAATGACGGCAAGTGGCTGCAAGAAGAACGGCTCATCGCTGAAGATGGGGCCCTGAATGACAAGTATGGCGCCGCTGTTGCAACCAACGGGGACTATGTTATGGTTGGCGCCCTTGATGCCGACCATTCCAATCTCAACAATCCTGGTGCCGTGTATGTCTATCTAAGGGAAATGGGTGCTGGCGATGCAGACGTCACCTGGACGCCGATTCAGAAACTGATTCCTGGTGACACCCAGGAAGGCGACAGTTTTGGCTGGAGTGTAGCCATGTCCGGCGACCGCGCGATTATCGGCGCACGAGATGTAGATGACCGCGGCGAAAATGCCGGCGCTGCATACATCTACGAATTACGCGGTAGCGAATGGGTTGAAGTAACCAAAATTTATGCTGATGACGCCCAGGCTGACGACAGTTTCGGCGAAATTGTAGCCATCCATGAGAACCAGGCAATTGTGGGCGCACGGGATGTTGATGTAAACGGAGAAGAATCTGGCGCCGCCTATATCTTCACGGAAACAAGCGACGTGGAATGGCAGCAAACGGCCAAACTCCTTGCTTCTGATGGCGAAAGCCTGGATCGCTTCGGAAACTCAGTGGCCATAGAAAACAACTATGCCGTCGTGTCTACGCGCATCGACAATGACTTTAGTGGCGCGGTATACGTATATCAGCAAATTGGCGCCAGTTGGGCTGAAATTGCCAAACTCACACCCGAGAACCTGGAAGCGGGCGACCTTTTTGGCCAGGGCGTTGCAATAAGCGATACCCGCATTATCAGCGGTACCAAAGGGGATGATGAAAAAGGCCTCGACGCCGGCGCTGCGCACGTATTTGCACTTGAAGACCCTGATCGCGCCGCCCTGATTGCACTGTACAACGCCACAAACGGCCCCAACTGGTCGAGAAAAAACAACTGGCTATCCAATGCGCCGCTTGCCAACTGGTTTGGCGTTGAAACCAATGACGACGGCCAGGTCACTGAACTGAATCTTGAAAACAACAACCTGACGGGCGACTTCCCGGTAGCGCTTGGCGGCCTGCCGGCCTTGCGTCGCCTGAACCTGCGCAACAACAACCTGACGGGCCAAGTGTCAGACGATTTGCAGGGAGCATCCCTGCTGGAAACCATCGATGTAGGCGACAATAATTTGACCTTGCCGCTTCCGGAAAGCCTGACCAGCCTGCCAAACCTGCAAAACCTGTTTCTCGACAACAATAATTTTGCCGGCGAGGTCCCCGAATTCCTGAGCGATTTGCCCAGTTTGCAGGTGTTATACCTGAATGACAACGCGTTTGCCGGCATAGTACCCGAAAAGATGGGGAGCATTGCTACCCTGCGTGTCCTGCATTTGCAAAACAATACCATAGTGGACTTGCCCGCTTTCGGCATCGACAATGCGCAACCCAACCTCAATGAACTCTATGTCTTTAACAACCTGCTAACCTTTGAAGACCTGGAAATCCACGGCAACATCAACGACTTCCAGTACGTGCCACAACCAAATATTGGAGAAGCACGGACCCTTATCGCAACGGAAAACAATCCGCTTGTGCTGCAAGTGGAAACTGAAGGGGTAAACAACGCCTACCAGTGGAAAAAAGACGGGGCTGTAATCCAGGGTGCAACGGAAGATACTTACGTGATCTCTTCTGCATCGCCCGCGGATGCCGGCACTTATGTGCTGGAGGTAACCAATTCGAGGGCACCGGACCTGACCCTTGTCAGCGAACCCATTACCGTTAACGTGATTCCGGTCGTTAATTTTGCTTCAAACCTGTCGAGCATACATGTTGTCCCTCCCCTGTTGAGCCCTGCCAACGGCAATCTGACCGCTACCCTGGTTGGCAGTCAGCTTTCCATTGCCGGCGTTTTTGAAAGCCTGGCTTTCAATTATGGGGCAGCTTACCTGCACGCAGGTGCCCCTGGCGTAAGCACGCCTTCAGTTTACGAACTCAATGCCAGCCTCACCGATGAACGCGCCGGCGTTTTTGAAGCTGCTAACAACACCTTCGAACTGAACGATACCGAACTACTTACACTCCAGAATGGCCTCTTCTATATCAGCATCGAAACAGAAAGTGGTAACATAGCTGATCCGTTCACGGCAGAGCTACGCGGCCAGATCTATGTTGCGCCAAACAGCGGGCCCAATCAACCGGAGATTTCAGCGCCGGCTGATGGTCAAGACATTGACCTCGGCGAGCCGGGCAACATTTCCATTAGCTGGAGCGAAGTCTCAGATCCCGACGGCCATCCTGTCCAATACCTCTGGGTGTTCTCCAGGAATGAGAACTTCGAGAACGACATGACACTCATCGACGGCATTTTCACTACTGGCGATGCCGCTGAGTTTGTCATACCGCACGCAGACATCGACGCGTTTCTTGCTTCACAAGGCATCGCACAGGGTGCAACAGTCACACTGTATCATCTTGTGGGCGCAACAGATGGCAGCGAGTTCACAAGAAGTACAGCCCGTTCTATCAACTTAAAACGGAGCACCAACAACCAGCCTCCCCGCGTTGAGTCACCTGTAGCAGATTTCAACTATTTGCTTGAAGATGGGCAAGGCAACATCAACCTCGCAGATGTATTTCTCGACCCTGATGGTGATGACCTGACATTCGAGGCCGGCTCCAGTGAACCGGGTATAGCCACCGTTGCTATTGATGATGAATCACTTGTTATCACCCCTGTTGCCCTTGGGTCTACAACCATAAACATCAGTGCTACAGATAGTTTTGACGAGCAGGTTAACGATGAATTTGTACTCACCATCAACAGCCGGCCAGCTGTCATTAATGCCATTGCGGACCAGGTCTTATTCGAATCTGATGCCCCGCAGACACTGCCTGTAGCAAATGTATTTTCGGATAACGACCCGCTAACCTTATCTGCCAGTGCCAACGATGAGAGCGTTATAAACGTCATGCTTGATGGTACGTCGCTCGTGCTGACCCCGGTGGGCGTCGGCTTTTCCAGCGTAACCCTCACAGCAGAAGACGACAAAGGCGGGGTGGCATCCACCTCCTTTCAGGTTGTGGTACAGGCAGACATGATCATGCCGCCGCAAAGCCTTGCTGAGAGTATCAGCATTTCGTTTGGCAACCCCGACCTTTCTGCAAGCTACCGCCTGGTAGCACTCCCCGGCACTGTAAATCTACCCATGTCTACGGCCGTAAATGGCACCCCGGAAGTTGACTGGATTGCCTTCCGTGACAACGGCCAGGACGTCGACGATCGTGAAGTCTACTTTGAGCGATATGACGGCTCCGCCAATTTCACATTCCGGCCAGGTGGCGGATTCTGGTTGTTGTCCAAACTGGCGTGGGAGCGTGCAGAATCTCGTCCGACGGTTCAACTTGCGGGAGATGGTACGTACACTATTCCACTCCAAGCCGGCTGGAATATCATATCCAATCCGTTTGACATCGATATTCCCTGGCAGGCTGTAGCCCAGGCCAATGAAGTCAGTCAGCAATTGTTCAGGTGGCAAGGCCGCTACATTGCCTCACCTGTTTTCAGTTCAGCGACTACCGGCAACGCGTTCTACTTTTTCAACAACGAAGGCCTGAACTCGCTCAGACTCCCTTACATCGCGGCTTCTACTGCCAATATCGAACGGCCAGTGCAACCCGCGTTTGCAATTCATGCAGTAGTTGCCGGTGATACGCTGACAAGCATCCGGGCGGGACGACATATAGAGGCTACGGAAGCTGGTGCAGACAAGTTTGATCAGATTGCTCCGCCAGGCGCCTTCGAAACGGTAAGTTTGCGTTTACTGCGCCCCGGGGTTTCCCAGGGAGGCCGGCAGGGCTATTTAACGGAAGAGTTTTTACCGGCTGAACGTGATGGGTACCGGTATACCCTGACGCTGCAGGCACCAACTGATGGACCCATTACCTTGCAAGGTGAAGGCTTTCCTCATTTCGAAAATCACCAAGAAATTTTGTTGATTGACAGGAAACTCGGCAAACGTTACGACTTCCGTAAGAACCCTTCGCTCACTTTTTGGCCCGACGCAAACGTACAGCAGTATGTTTTGTTGATTGGAGATGCGGCTTTTGTGGAAGAAGAACAGGCCAGTCTGTTACCAGAATCACTGGCTTTGTTGCCCAACTACCCCAATCCGTTTGCGCAAACGACAACGATTGAGTTTGCGCTTCCGGAACCGGAAAACGTCCGGATCGTCGTCTATAACACGCTGGGGCAACGGGTTCGCGTGCTGGTTGACGGTGCGTACAGCGCCGGCCATCACCAGTTGACCTGGGATGGGATGGGAGATGCCGGTGCAGCCCTCAGCAGTGGCTTGTACTTCTATCAACTGCAATTGCAAGACAAACAAATTGTGCGTAGCATGATGTTACGGCGATAATTCTGCCTGCAATACGACCCTCCTGTTTATAACAAAATTTTTTACAGTACCTTTAAGGGGAGACTCCTCACTTAAGCAATGTTAACCATGTATCCACGTCCTGAAGAGTTCATCGGCAAAGAAGTCGATGGACACCGTATCGACGATGTCCTCGGACGTGGTGGTATGGGGATTGTTTTCAAGGCGGAAAACCTGGAGCTTTCGCGTACTGTTGCCCTCAAAATTATCAATCCTGCCCTTGCGCAGGATGAGTCCTTTTTGCGCCGCTTCAGAGCGGAAGCCCGCGCCCTTGCACAAATCCACCATCCCAACATCGTAATCGTTTACGATTTTCGTTCCTTCGACATGGGTTTTTACATTTCGATGGAATACGTAAAGGGCCCTACCCTGGCGGATTACATGGAGGAAAAAGGCGCCATTCCCTGGAAAGAAGGCCTTTATCTCACCAAACAGATGCTTTCGGCATTTCACTATGCCCACAGCTGTGGTGTAATTCATCGGGACATCAAGCCGCGCAATATCCTGCTCGCTAAAAACAACGTCGTTAAAATCACAGACTTTGGCCTCGCCAAAATCTTGCAGGAAGGCAAACGGACAACGGACACCACGGTTACCATGGCCACCGGTGGTACAATCCATTATATGCCACCCGAACAGATTCGCGGGCTACGCAATGTTGATCATCGCGGTGATATTTTCTCGCTCGGCATGACGATTTACGAGGCCATCGCCGGCATGCTGCCTTTTGAGAAAAATGCAAGCGGCTATGCAATCCAGAAAATGATTGTTGAAGAGCCGTTTCCTGATATTCGCAAACGGGATTCTTCTATTCCGAAGCCCCTCGCGCGGATCATCATGAAATCGCTAGAGAAAGAGCCACACAAACGATTTCAGAGTGCTGCAGAAATGATTTCTGCACTCGAAGAGTTTGAAATGAATACGACGTCTACCGCACTGGCTGTAAACGGCACAGGCGGGGGCAATTATCCAGGTGCTTCCGGCTTCAGCCAGCGATGGCGCCTTTATGCTACATTGGTTGGCTTGCTCATTGTTGCCCTGTCTTTCATTGCCGTCTTTACGCCAGAAGTGCTTAGTGCATTTATTAGCTCAGATGTTGAAGAGCCCTCGCTCGCAGAACAGCTGGGGACGCAAGGTGACCCGTCAATTACCCGGGCAGATGCGGCTCCCTTGTCGGAAATTGAACTCAACCCCATTAATGTCTCTGAAGGCCCGGGCACTGAGCAGGCTACGGAAGACTCCGTTGACACAACGGTCAGTGCACCTTCTGAAAACACAGAGAACCCGGCAACCGAACCAGCAAACACCAGCCCTGTCACCCCGCCACAAAACACGGGCACTACTACAGCAGTTGGCTCCATACGATTTTCCAGTACGCCCGAAGGCGCCCAGATTTATCTGAATGGTGTGAATGTAGGCATAACCCCACTCCTCGTTGATAATGTTAACGCTGGGGGAGCCGATGTTGAATTGCGGCTGCGCAACCACGAGTCTTACAAAGGGCGCGTGCAAGTACGCCCGTACAACATCAGCCAAATCAACCGCCGACTTGCCCCAATCATGGGCTTGCTCAAACTAAATATCAATCCGCCTGCAGAACTCTATATTGATGGCGATTTGATTGCAAAAGAAACAGGCGCCGGCACACGTGTGCCTTTGTTGGCTGCGTCACACGAAGTGCTCGTGGCACACCCGCAGCATGGAGAGTGGAAAAAAACGATCACCATCGCGCCTTCCGATTCGCTTTCATACGACATTGATTTCACCGAAACCGTTCGGCTGATCATTACTGCTTTTGATACGGCTGAAAACGGCATGCACGTAGAAATTCTCCTTGATGGCAAACCCACTGGACTTTATACGCCGACGCCAATTGAGGTACCTATCGGGCAGCACAAACTAGCCGTTAAAGCTGAAGGGTATGAGATGGTTGAAGAAGCTGTTACTAAAAACTACGAGGCTTCAGGCCAAAGCCCCATTCGCTTTGTGCTGCGCAAGTCTGACTAACACATGGCGCTTAGCTAGCGCCCTGTAGCATTGCGCCACAACAGGCGGCGCACCACACCTGTTTACGGCAGGATTACATGCATATGAAAACTCCCCGTTTTAAAAAGCACGCAATTACCCTGGTGTTTGCACTGGCAGTCTTGCCTATTGGCCGCGTATTCGCCCAGGATGCGCCAGACTGTACAACTGCGCTTGCAGATGCAGAAAGCGCGTATTTCAGTGGTGATTTTGAAAACACCATTGCTTTGCTGCAGCCGTGTATCACGGCAGATGCCTTTGCCGGTCACCAGGGCATTCGTGCGTATGCCTTGCTCGGCCGCACCCATTTTGTATTAGGGAATGACGACAATGCCCGTACAGCCATCGAAGGGTTATATGTGCTCAATCCGACGTACACCCCGGATCCGCAGCTGCCACCAAACTTTTCAGCATTCATTTTGGAAGTGAAGCAGCAAATGATAGCATCCGGGCAATTTCCAGAGACTGAATCTGAAGTAGTGTTGCCAACACCTGAGCCGCCGGCTGTAGAAATTGCAGAAAACGATGAGGACCAGGCCGCGCCGCGCCGGCGCAAAGCCCTGTTGTTTGGGGGAGGCGCTGCCCTCGTGGTTGTTGCCGGCGCAGCAATCCTGCTAAGCGGTGGTGGCGGAGAAAATCCTACTGATACAGGCTGGCCGTTGCCTCCTCCTCACCCTTCTTCTCAGTAGCGTACTGCATAAATAACGATTTTTGCCAGCGAACGCCTTAAGCAAATTGGGATTTATCCGATAACGAACTTGAGGTCACCTGCCTCGTGCAGGTGTCGAAATAGCATAAGAACACCCCCTCATAGGGTGGACCTCTTTCTGTGGTGGGTCGAAGCCCGGTCATTTGACCGGGCTTTGTTATTTATACCCGGTCGATGTAATACGCAAATAAAGCTCAGCGCCGTTACAATTTGGCGTAATCGTCTAGCATTACTTTAAGACGTATAAGCAAGCGCATTGCGCGCATTGCACCCTCTGCAAAATCTTCCTGCGAAATACTGGGATCTTGCAACCCTTCTTCAAGAAACACCTTGGTGTCTTCGTACAAGCGGTTCAGGGCATCAATTTCGGCGATCAATCGATCACGATCTTGCTGTGAAACCATGGTGTGCGCCATATCGGAAGCAATGTGTGAAGGCGAAATCAGGATGTTTTACGTGCCCACGCAGCACAAAAAAACCAAACCTTCACGTATTAAAATCAACAACACCAGGAAGGTCAGATGCCTTCACTGAATCAAAAAGAAACAACAACCCTAAAGCAGTGACGGGAAAGTTGTAAACCCTGCCGCTTCTACAATTCGCGACAGAAAAAGAAACTAGGATAGCGATTTTTAGCCAAACCTGAAAGACGTGTAGCTGGCACGTACCCCAATTATATACAAAAAAAACTCGATTTATACTATTCGATGCATTAAGCACATGTACACAGCGCCTCTGCTTACAGATTTGAGCAGATCAATGCAGAAGCTTGCCTAAAACATCTCGACCAAATCATTTATACGGCTTATATAAGGCCGCTAGAAATGCGCCGTTGCCCCAATGATTTCCATCGTCCGGGTATGTTGCACAAGGATTGCAATCCCCATGCGCTCCGGATCCATCGATGCATCAAGGGCAACTTCAAAAGACGCCTGTTGATCGAGCTTTTTCGTCTGTTGCAACTTGGTGACCAGCGCGAGGTTTCTCACGACAAAATCATTTTGCAGCGTTTTGCCGGCATTTTCACCGCGCGGCACATCGGTAGATAGCTCTTTTTGAAATGCAATTGCAATCAAGGCATAAGGTGCCCTGCTTCTCGGTATTTTGCCCGTAAGATGCACCGTACCCGAAAGTTTGTCTTTGTCTCGTATG
This window encodes:
- a CDS encoding FHA domain-containing protein; translated protein: MMVKLFLKTDEDSDEVEEFTFEQERISLGRDKENDVHIPDKSRVVSKKHAEITQLEDGYEIADLGSKNFTYLNSTRLESGRAYMLSDGDIIKLGEFEVEFQLDKPEPEDEPETEKVRTPDYDRTVFESSFVNPFLEDAEQFAAAFTSLCDTYEGEAPNRRIDALKDAFGAVDFAANEDVRKLLASLILGEDPEATDPKVHALSNNGTTSDEVLSQEPVPVEKALTPVSKRGKKLETSAQLDQVHSVVFNVLSMLVSVPWEFRHEFVGHTIAQTPESEILFEGNGTRLKDYLLDPDLDEEELGQRLALLEEGGDEVILHQLAMLDGYKAVVQQGMHMLLREIDPVVAAESLSQQGGLYRLSPNLARMVASWSLQDKFKELRAEDWSITERRAYRPSFIRAYLSRMSAGPKKTPA
- a CDS encoding FlgD immunoglobulin-like domain containing protein → MMRRFFFIASLLALCLGSADTAFAQFVESKITANDSDPNDRFGESVAIDGTTAVIGAFRDDDAGADAGAAYVFDLSNGVWTQTAKLIPDDGAILPGLFDNGLFGGVVAINNDVIVVGAVDARENGIKTGAAYVFGRNNDGKWLQEERLIAEDGALNDKYGAAVATNGDYVMVGALDADHSNLNNPGAVYVYLREMGAGDADVTWTPIQKLIPGDTQEGDSFGWSVAMSGDRAIIGARDVDDRGENAGAAYIYELRGSEWVEVTKIYADDAQADDSFGEIVAIHENQAIVGARDVDVNGEESGAAYIFTETSDVEWQQTAKLLASDGESLDRFGNSVAIENNYAVVSTRIDNDFSGAVYVYQQIGASWAEIAKLTPENLEAGDLFGQGVAISDTRIISGTKGDDEKGLDAGAAHVFALEDPDRAALIALYNATNGPNWSRKNNWLSNAPLANWFGVETNDDGQVTELNLENNNLTGDFPVALGGLPALRRLNLRNNNLTGQVSDDLQGASLLETIDVGDNNLTLPLPESLTSLPNLQNLFLDNNNFAGEVPEFLSDLPSLQVLYLNDNAFAGIVPEKMGSIATLRVLHLQNNTIVDLPAFGIDNAQPNLNELYVFNNLLTFEDLEIHGNINDFQYVPQPNIGEARTLIATENNPLVLQVETEGVNNAYQWKKDGAVIQGATEDTYVISSASPADAGTYVLEVTNSRAPDLTLVSEPITVNVIPVVNFASNLSSIHVVPPLLSPANGNLTATLVGSQLSIAGVFESLAFNYGAAYLHAGAPGVSTPSVYELNASLTDERAGVFEAANNTFELNDTELLTLQNGLFYISIETESGNIADPFTAELRGQIYVAPNSGPNQPEISAPADGQDIDLGEPGNISISWSEVSDPDGHPVQYLWVFSRNENFENDMTLIDGIFTTGDAAEFVIPHADIDAFLASQGIAQGATVTLYHLVGATDGSEFTRSTARSINLKRSTNNQPPRVESPVADFNYLLEDGQGNINLADVFLDPDGDDLTFEAGSSEPGIATVAIDDESLVITPVALGSTTINISATDSFDEQVNDEFVLTINSRPAVINAIADQVLFESDAPQTLPVANVFSDNDPLTLSASANDESVINVMLDGTSLVLTPVGVGFSSVTLTAEDDKGGVASTSFQVVVQADMIMPPQSLAESISISFGNPDLSASYRLVALPGTVNLPMSTAVNGTPEVDWIAFRDNGQDVDDREVYFERYDGSANFTFRPGGGFWLLSKLAWERAESRPTVQLAGDGTYTIPLQAGWNIISNPFDIDIPWQAVAQANEVSQQLFRWQGRYIASPVFSSATTGNAFYFFNNEGLNSLRLPYIAASTANIERPVQPAFAIHAVVAGDTLTSIRAGRHIEATEAGADKFDQIAPPGAFETVSLRLLRPGVSQGGRQGYLTEEFLPAERDGYRYTLTLQAPTDGPITLQGEGFPHFENHQEILLIDRKLGKRYDFRKNPSLTFWPDANVQQYVLLIGDAAFVEEEQASLLPESLALLPNYPNPFAQTTTIEFALPEPENVRIVVYNTLGQRVRVLVDGAYSAGHHQLTWDGMGDAGAALSSGLYFYQLQLQDKQIVRSMMLRR
- a CDS encoding protein kinase codes for the protein MYPRPEEFIGKEVDGHRIDDVLGRGGMGIVFKAENLELSRTVALKIINPALAQDESFLRRFRAEARALAQIHHPNIVIVYDFRSFDMGFYISMEYVKGPTLADYMEEKGAIPWKEGLYLTKQMLSAFHYAHSCGVIHRDIKPRNILLAKNNVVKITDFGLAKILQEGKRTTDTTVTMATGGTIHYMPPEQIRGLRNVDHRGDIFSLGMTIYEAIAGMLPFEKNASGYAIQKMIVEEPFPDIRKRDSSIPKPLARIIMKSLEKEPHKRFQSAAEMISALEEFEMNTTSTALAVNGTGGGNYPGASGFSQRWRLYATLVGLLIVALSFIAVFTPEVLSAFISSDVEEPSLAEQLGTQGDPSITRADAAPLSEIELNPINVSEGPGTEQATEDSVDTTVSAPSENTENPATEPANTSPVTPPQNTGTTTAVGSIRFSSTPEGAQIYLNGVNVGITPLLVDNVNAGGADVELRLRNHESYKGRVQVRPYNISQINRRLAPIMGLLKLNINPPAELYIDGDLIAKETGAGTRVPLLAASHEVLVAHPQHGEWKKTITIAPSDSLSYDIDFTETVRLIITAFDTAENGMHVEILLDGKPTGLYTPTPIEVPIGQHKLAVKAEGYEMVEEAVTKNYEASGQSPIRFVLRKSD